From the Rattus norvegicus strain BN/NHsdMcwi chromosome 15, GRCr8, whole genome shotgun sequence genome, the window CTGTGACACACAAGCAGCGACGTCGTGTGCTGAAGACCCTAAAGGTTAGACTTCTGCTCCAGTCCCCTCCATCACTGCTTTGGAGAAAATGAGCTTCCAGTCTCAGGATTAGACCTGAGAGCTGGAGGCAGGATACACAGTTCCTGTGTTGTTTAAACTGTGCCTTTCAGGTCTTCTGAAATTATTTCTACATTCCCAGAGGGACTTTACCTTACTTGTCTCATTTCAGGGACAGTATGTGGCTCTTGCCTGTAGTCGCCATGGCAGCCGTGTATTTGATGCCATCTGGAGTGGAGCAGCTTTGGGGGCTCGGAAGGAGATTGCTGCTGAACTGGGTGAGTACCACTGTCTTTGGGTGGTTTCCAAGCTCCTGTGCCCGGTAGCTGATTGGTTCAGCAGGTTTCAAAAGTGTAGTCTGGTTCTGAGTTCTCAGAGGCCTCCTTCTCCACTCTGCAGAGTTGTTGTATAGTCCCTTACTCCTCCTCTACCTGATTTTCATGCTTTAGTGGGTGAGATGTTCGTTAGTCCTGTTTTGGGCCAGCATTGAGAGAAAATGAGGGCCCTTTACCTCAAGCAGAGTGTGTCTTTGAGCTTGGGTGTTGCTAAATAGGAGTGGTTCTCTTTGCAGGAGAGCAGAACCAGGAGTTGATTCAAGATCCTTTTGGCCACCACGTGGCTCGAAATGTGGCCCTGACTACCTTCTTGAAGCGGCGACAGGCTTGGGAACAGCAGCAAAATTCTGTGGCCAAGCGGAGGCGGGCGTTGAACTCTATACTTGGAGACTGAGGCCTCGAAACTGGGAATAGGTGTTGATGGGGAGGGTGAACGGACATGCTTATCATTCCTGGTTTAAATGGGAGCCAAATGTCTTACACAAAACTGTAAACCCACTACCATTCCAGAGGGTAAAGCAAGAATAtccagaattcaaggccagccttggactGTGGCAGCCAGATCCTGTTAATCCCTGTGTCCGTCTgtcattctctcccctcccccatgacaTACTGTTAAatacttttgtatttttcttggaaatatttttattttttaggggaAAGATATCCTGAGGTAAAGCTAGGGCCAGTTGTCATTGGTATGCAGGGATAGGAGTCAGTGAGAACCTAGATGAAGCAGCAGGTATGGTGAGATCAGGATGCCAGGGGACAAGGGTGTGGTTCTGTAGGGTGAGTGGAAGGCAGGGAGGTAGGGAAGATGGGTATCGTTCTTCAGGAAAATGTACAGGCTGGAGCACCAGGGCAGTGGGCTGATCTGTTGGAGTCAGCTTAGTTACCTAGGGTACACCGCAGACCCAGACCTGAAGATGCCCTTTAATGCCCCTCACGTGGCACATGGAaccagtctttcttttttttttttttttttccttcggagctggggactgaacctagggccttgcgcttcctaggcaagcgctctaccactgagctaaatccccaaccccggaaccAGTCTTTCAACACAGGCTCAAAGCACAATTTCATTATGAATGGAGGTGACTCTGCCGGTGCCACTGCCATCGCTCAGCCCCCTCCACCACATGGCGCAGAGTAGATGAGATTCCCAGCAGCATATGGCCCAGGCCTTGCAGCAGTGAGGAAGTCCAACGAAGGAGCTCCCTGAAGGGCAGAGAGGAGAATAGATAGTTAAGGAAGCTGAGGGGAGGCCGAGGGTTGGACGCTTTGGGTGGGGGCTCATAAGGGGGAGTCGTGGGATACGTGGGTCTGAGAGGTTGAGCTGGACTTGAGGGATAATCCAACTCTAGGGTTGTGTAACATGTTGGTCTCTGACCTGAGTACTTTTTTAGGGCCAACTCCTTGAAAATCGCAGCTCATGGAGTAGAGCCCGTAGAATGTAGCTTTCACGTTGAGGCTGCCGAAGAGGTCTCGAGGATTTTGCTTATACACATCAAAGGTGATGCGGGCGATGTCCTTGCTATGTTTTGGCTTCTCCCGTCCTAGGCCGTATGACAACATCCCACTCTGTGGGACAATTCCATCATTGGAGTGGACCTGCTCTCGTACCCTGACATCTACCAATAATCCTGTCACTTGTGGATCTGACTTCCCAATATCATCTAATAGTTGATGACCTTCACAACTCCCAGTGCCTCTGCCCCCAAGGTCAGTGACAGGCTAGGGAAGAAGCCTGGGAGGACCAGGAAGGAGTGGAGACCTAAGCAGCCCCACTGTGGGCCTCTCACCTTTGGGCTCCAGCTCTGTCCCTGCTCTAGAGCCATCAAGCATGTGTCATCCTCTAGCAGCTCGAAGAAGTCTTCAGTCTCCACCGCAGTCCCATCCTCCTCCAGGACCAGCGTTAGCACTCCGCTTAGCAGCAAGGTCTCCACTACCTGTTCAGTGACAAGTGGTGGGGAGGGCAGGCCTTAGTCCATGCCCCATCAGCCTCACACACTGGGCGGCAGGTCAGCTCTACTTCCTGGTGTTTTGCCATTTTCcgtgtgtgtggttgttgttttttttgagacagggtgttggTGTAGTGCAGCCTGATCCCAGACTTAGCGATTCTGTATTAGTTTCCAGGGTCCTGGGATTGTAGACATGAGCACTTCATCTCATCCTTCCTAAAAGTGGCAggtttttgtgtagccctggctgtcctggaacttactctgtagaccaggtcaACCTCGAAATCGAGATCactggtctctgcctcctgtgtactgggatcaaaggtgtgtgtgaccaccaccacctggcagaAGTGGCAGTTGTCAAGGAGTagacctttctttccttttgctcctGTTTACCAACTTTTGCTCCTCTCTGAGCCACTCCTACTGGACCTGAATGACAACTCAGTCATAGCTGGGTAGGACACCTACAGTCCTGGCtgctcaggaggccgaggcagggggatcactggAATCCAGAAGTTTAAAACCAGACTTCAACAGTTTTGGACCCTGACTCCAAATCTACACAGATAAAACCTGTTTAATCTTATCTACAGTGTCCTCCTATGCCTTCCTGTTCTCTACAACTGTTTTCAAGGTGACCAGGCAGGGCTCCATGGCTCCTGTAAGGTATCTGTGGTGCGCTGGCTCTACTTCAGTTTAAGGATAGCGTCTAAAGCCTCCGCCCAGCCTAGGAGTCAGATGACCCTTGACCTCTGCCCTGTAGAGGGGCTGGACGTGAGGTGACCAAGGAAAGCTACAGTCTCCTCTTAGGGGTGCCTTCTGATAGATAGAACTGCTCTTGTGTCTAAACAGCCTTGAAGCTGCACTTAAGTTGTTCCAATGCACCAGAAACTGAGGCACCAAGGTTTTGACCAGCATGTAAACATCATCAAAGGGTCTGGATCTTAAGCAGGTGTGACCCCATATCACTTTCCTTTTGAGTTGACACAGcttcctttaaaatgttattaaactGTGGGTGTGaggaatgtgtatgtgagtgcacagAGAAGAGAGCgttggattctctggagctggagttccgtGGTTGTGAGGTGCTGGGGTCTCAACCTGGTCCTCAGTAAGAGCagtgcatcctttttttttttttttttttttttctttttttcttttttttctttttttttttttttttccaggagctggggaccgaacccagggcattgcacttgctaggcaagcgctctgcagtgcatgctcttaaccgctgagctatctctccagtcccaccccTCTTTGTGGGGACCACATGAGAAAATACTCCAAAAGGAAGGTCCAGTCCACTGTAATTTGGGAAAGAAAGTCACCTAAcctcaagaatatatatattcgggggctggagagatggctcagtggttaagagcactgactgctcttccagaggtcctgagttcaaatcccagcaaccacatggtggctcacaaccatctgtaatgggatctgatgccctcttctggtgtgtctgaagacagctacagtgtacttatatacattaaataaatcttaaaaaaaaagaatatatatattccaccTAGCACAATGTAACTCAGGCTGCTTCCCAACTTAGGGCAGCCCACCCCAGCCCCCGGAGGACTCTGCTTAGCTTTACTAACTGGATTGTTAGCTAAACAGCAGACAGCAGAGATTGTCTGCTGACTGACTTCACTAAGAAGAGCTGAGCTGCAGCACCTCTCCAGTGTCTGTCAGATATTCATAAGGACTTTCCATTTATTCAGTAATCATAAAAGACTACTAGTCCCTTGTGTAGACAAACGGAAGGCTGGAGGTATGCTTTAGAAGTAAATTGTTTGCCTGGTATGCTCAGAGACCTGGGTTTGATGCCCaacattgaaaacattttttttaggtTGTGTGCCATGCATCTTTAATTTCAGTATTTGGAAGCCTGAAGCAAGaggattctgagttcaaggtcagcctgagctaaaAAGTGAGAGCCTGTTTCAAGAACAAAACAGGTTTTGACAGGTTGAATGATTTCCCAATGTTTGACAGCTAGAAAGTagcaaaagcaagatttgaagtCGGCTTTTTCATAGAAATCAAGGGCTGGAGATTTAAATCAGTggcagagcccttgcctagggtTTTGATTCCATACAAATGACCATAATGATTCCcgaacccatctctccagccaaagaAAGCCTACTACTCAGAGACTAAACAGTTTACTCAAACGCAGCATGGCTTACTGGTACTGGCTTACTGTTTCGTAGACCCCTGAAAGGGTGGCAATCATGTAGCCTATACACTTCCTGTGCCCCAATCCCACTATCGTGAGTCCCATGGCCTCCTTGTTCCAGGAACCCAGAAGCTTGACTCCTTACCTTATCTAGCAGTTCCTGGCGGGTGGCGGCTGTTAGTCCTTTCCGGACTGTCCGCTTATGATCACAGACACGGAAGGGTCGCTGAGGTGGAGGAGCCGAGTTCCAGACCCTACGGCTAAGCTCGGAGCTCATAGTAGACACTGACCTGAAAGTTAGGAACAAAACACCAGAAGGAGTAAGGAGGGGTTGGCAAACCTAGTGATGATGGGGGGTAGGATGGCTGGAGTAGGATTACAGATCCAAAGGAGAAACTTAGAGGGAGAGCAAAATAGTAGTTTAAGAGTCAGAGAAATCTAGGGACAGGGAAATGAGTCTTCCAGGGGCTGTTTCTTCTTGTCTGCCCATATCCCTAGGGTTGAAGTATAGAGGGCAGGGTTAGAAGTCACCTTAGCAGGCCATTGGAGCTCAAGGCTGAAAGGTATTCCATGGCTGGGTGAGAGACGGCGAGTCGCCCCCCTATTGCTTCGGGGCTGGGCACTTCTGTTGTGTGGAGGCTGAAGTCTTGTGTTTTTGTATAGAGCTGAGATCTTAGCTCTGGTAAAGTGAGAGATGAGTCAAGCATGGACTCTGCCCCCCTTGCCTGGCCAGTAAGGGCAAAGTCTAAgcggagggaaggaggaggagcctACATGGAGTGATAGAAGTAGCCAAAGTCACAGCCATTTGTGTGTCTCTAAGAGGTGTGAAGGATGAAGTTAGATATTTGATCCCCCGCCTCTCATCCAAACACAGTTTTACTTCATAGTCCAGATTGGCCACCTTGAACTGATCTGCCTATTAAAACAGTGTTAGAACAAGTTTCTGGCCCACATTCCCAGGGGTGGGGCATTCCTTTTGAGCCCTGCTGACTGCTGCCACCTACTGGAAAGTTATAAACTGCAGTCTTTGGAAAAGCCTGGGCTAAATGTGAGGAAGAGACCTGGAGACAATGAAAGGTGGGACATTGTGtctgaggagaggaaaggctggaTTCTGATCTACAGAACCAGCACCACTTGGATCGTTTCTGGAACCCTGGCCTTCCTGCTTGCCCACTCTTTGGTTGGAGAAGGATTgactaaacatttttttttctggctttattCTCTAGAAATGCCTGCTTCTGTGTCTATGAGCCAGCACTGCTCTCATCTTTTTAGTTTGCTAATTAATAATGTATCTCCAGCTATGATCCCTGTTATACTAATCAGAGGAGCGTTAGGACTTTAGCTGTGTGTGGGCGGGGCGTGGTGCGGGacagcacacatgcatatagGAGCCAGTGGACTTAGATATTGTTCCTCAGGTAacacaactttttcttttcttcttcttcttcttcttcttcttcttcttcttcttcttcttcttcttcttcttcttcttcttcttcttctcctcctcctcctcctcctcctcctcctcctcctcctcctcctcctctctctctctctctccctccctccctccctccctccctccctccctccccctctctttcttccttatttcttAGACAAGGTCTCCCACAGGCCTGGAGATCACTTGTTTCCATCTGCTAGCACTAGGATAACAAAACGTGCACCCCTTTAACACGGTTTCTAGGtgtggaactcaggtcctcatcctGTGCAGCAAggactttgctgactgagcctCTCCCCAGCCTAAGAATTTTTGTTGCGATGCTCAAGGTTTTATTTCTGATGTCAATTGTAGCCACAGTGGACAATTGCACAGAAACTGAGGTTTACTGTTAATAAACCCCTTAAATGGGCACAGTCCCTGTTTTCCTGACTGGGAGCCCCCCAGACTCTCACAGTTCCCTAGCTTCCTGAGTCCTGAGAAACACACAGTACCTGGACAGCTTCGTGACCTAGCCAGCTTCATTTCTCATGCCAGCTGGAGCCCCAGCCAGGGCCACTCAGGCACCAATCAGGGCAAATTACAGGGGCATAATGCCTCTGGGGAAACCCTCCAGCAGTGGGCTTGCCCTAGAATTATTTTGCCTTAGGTATTCTGTATACCTCAGGCCCTGATGGCTAGTGATGGGGTGCAATGCATTGAATTGATCTTCTTTTCCTGATGTGGGGTGTCTGCGTGTCAGACAGTATTAGAATCCATGGAGCTAGAATTCCAAATAGCTGTGAGCTGCCTACCACGAGTGCTGGAAAactaacccaggtcctctggcagagcagcaagtgctgttaaccactgagccatctctccagcccctccccttcctgatctTAATATGCTCCGCCCCCCGTAAGTCATTCTCTCCACCCCCAAACCAGGTAGAAGGCTCTTTCTACCTACAAGCTTGGCTTTAGGGCTGAGCATCATGTCTCACACTGAAAAGTCACCACTGCAGGGCCCCCAAAGAGACTGAAGCTGAGGACACTCCACAGGGACAGGAGGCTGAAACAAGCAGAGGGAGAGCGGCCAGGAGAGTGCCTTGTTTGGGTTGCTTTTCTGTTGCCTGCAGGCTGTGGAGGCTAGAGCACCATAAACACTGCAGAAGGTGGACTGGAACAACTGGGCCCAGAGGTGGGGGAGATGTGGGAGTAGCTGTTAGCAGGTACGCTTCTACTCTTCTTCGCAGGCTGAGCGCCTTCTCTGCACCTCTCCAGCCTTATCCTGCTTCCTGGGGAGGCTGGCCTCCACGTGCCTGGGCCTGTCAGTGATGGGAAGGAGTAGGATGAAGGAGGGCCCAGGGTGAGCACCATCTTGTCCCTCTTCATTCTCGCCTCATTCTCTCGGGCAGGATTAGGTACCTCATCCACCTCAGCCAGCTTCACTTGTCAGCCTCCCTAAATCTCTCTGCACCCCTCACCGCTGTTCTCTCCCAGCTGGGTAAGTAGGTCTGCCCATTCTCCTGTACTCCCTCCCTACCAGCCGCCTTAGCACTGAGATCTAATGACTGGGATTGGATACAGAGGCCGGTATACAGAAGGCTAGACGTGGAGGCAAGGACTGTCTACAGTAGTACTGGAAAACACCAGTGCTTTAGTACTAACGGCCTCTGGGAACACATCAAGAGCAGGGAAGGTTAGCTGACAGAGAACAGAAGCCACAGGCTCCTTAGAGCGGTTTGAGTTGGTTtcttggagagaagagagggaagctGCAGAGACCTTAGGGGAGGGGGCGGCACGGTTCCTTCTCATCTAGCACCAGAGGCAGTGTGGGCCTTTGCCCCAACCCTGAATGTCCCATTCCGTGGATTCTTGCAGCTCCCCCTCTAGAAGGATGTCTGTCTGCTACCGTCCGCCTGGGAATGAGACGCTGCTGAGTTGGAAGGGCTCGCGGGCCACCGGCACTGCCTTTCTCCTGCTGGCGGCGTTGCTGGGACTGCCAGGCAATGGCTTCGTAGTGTGGAGCTTGGCGGGCTGGCGGCCCACCGCCGGGCGGCCACTAGCAGCCACACTTGTGCTGCATCTGGCGCTAGCCGACGGCGCGGTGCTGCTGCTCACGCCGCTCTTTGTGGCCTTCCTGAGCCGACAGGCTTGGCCCCTGGGCCAGGTGGGCTGCAAGGCAGTGTACTACGTGTGCGCGCTCAGCATGTACGCCAGCGTGCTGCTCACCGGCCTGCTCAGCCTGCAGCGCTGTCTAGCGGTCACTCGGCCTTTCCTGGCTCCCCGACTTCGCAGCCCGGCCCTGGCCCGCCGCCTGCTGCTGGGGGTCTGGCTGGCCGCCCTGGTGCTCGCCGTCCCGGCCGCGGTCTACCGCCACCTCTGGGGTGATCGCGTGTGTCAATTGTGCCACCCATCGGCCGTGCACGCTGCAGCTCATCTGAGCCTGGAGACCCTGACTGCCTTCGTCCTGCCTTTTGGGACCGTGCTCGGCTGCTACGGCGTGACGCTGGCGCGGTTGCGGGGAGCGCGCTGGGGCTCGGGGCGACAAGGCACGCGGGTGGGTCGTCTGGTGAGCGCCATCGTACTGGCCTTTGGCTTGCTCTGGGCCCCCTACCACGCGGTCAATCTCCTACAGGCGGTGGCCGCGCTCGCTCCGCCGGAAGGACCCCTAGCCAGGCTCGGTGGGGCGGGCCAGGCAGCGCGCGCTGGAACTACAGCCTTGGCTTTCTTTAGTTCCAGCGTCAACCCGGTGCTCTACGTCTTTACTGCGGGTGATTTGCTGCCGCGGGCGGGGCCTCGGTTCCTCACTCGACTCTTCGAAGGCTCTGGGGAGGCCCGAGTAGGCAGCCGCTCTAGGGAGGGTACCATGGAGCTCCGAACTACCCCCAGGCTGAAAGTAGTGGGTCAGGGCAGGGGCTATGGAGACcctggaggtgggggcaggatgGAGAAAGACAGTCAGGAATGGTAGAGAAGACCCCAAACCCCACTTCGGGGCTCCCctgtcatttttttattgttcCCAGGGCTCTGGTGTACTTGGGGACCTTTGTCGGATTGCAGTTTGGCTGAATAAGGATTTCTCCATCTAGACCTGATTCCTCCAAACCGTAGGGTTGTGAGGATGACTGTGTCCTATGTTCAAAATTTGTGCTTGCAGTACAGCCTGGATCCGGGTACCAACACCACCGACACGTTGCCAGGAGCTATTCTTGTGAACTACATTGGGAAGCCGTTCGCAGGAACACATTAAGTGTGTTCCTGGATTGTACTGAAGCCATCTCATTCTCTACCGAGACAGGCCAGGACTGGATGGTGTCAGTCTTCAGCAGCCTTCTGCCCTGCCTCCCCATCCAGGTTACCTGATTCCCTAGGCCTATCTGGAGAACCACTGTAGAGTTTGGATGGGGGTGGATAAAATCTATTCTAAGAAGCATTTAGGAGGAAGAAACTGGCCTACGAGTGGGGAAGGAAATCTGTGTGGTGTGAAGGGAAAGTGTTCTGTCTTACTGGTGGTTGGCAGTGAGCAAAAAACACATGGCTGAATGGGGGTGCAGGAACCTGGGAACCCAAGACTTAATCCTTCCCTACATATTCACTAAAAGCCACCAGGCCTATGAAGAAGCCCAGGAACCAGAACTTGCTTTATAAGAGGAGGTTTGAAAGTCACTGAGGAAGAGGTGTGGGGAATTGCAGGAATATCTGGAAAACTGAAAGACACATTCAGGCCAGTGGTACCTTTCCCTTCTCCATCTTTTCTCTCTGttgccttccctcttcccaaggtGTTAGATGCTTCTAACCCTTCTCCATTACTTCTAGCCACCATCTTTTGAAATCTCCTTATTATGAGATCTAAAACCTGAATGACCCTTTTGATTTGGGGAACAGTCGAAtgcaagtttgtttttcttttttcctttaggtagcatcatgagcacacacatgaccAATCCATCCTAGTTGGCTCACAACACTCTTACTAGCCCTCCAAATTCCTTGTTCTTACCCACTTCAGTCCCCAGCAAGCTGAGACAGCTGATCTCCCAAGCAGCTACTCTGGGCTCCACTTCAGTGACGTTTCTCCCCCTTTAGGCAGAGGCTGACACACAGAAAAAGGAAACCCAGTGTCCAGGTTCATGCTGCAAACACCAAAAGCAGGGTTGATGTGACTTCTGAATCAGGGAGGAAGTGTGCTTAGCACGCCTGggctcaggaggaggaggaggaggaggaggaggaggaggaggaggaggagggggggggaggaggaggaggaggaggaggaggaggaggaggaggaggaggaggaaagactgCTTCCCAAGGAAGAAGGAGTGAGGAAAACCCAGGGAGAGAGTGCAGAGAACCCACCACTGGcttggaagggctggagaggaccCCAGCGCTCTGAGCCCAAAGCTTCATTCTGAAACACAGAATCCTTCCTGCCCTGGTGCTCTGGAGCAGGGTCTCCTGAACTTCCCCTGTTGTACACTCTTCACCTTACACACCCCGTGTGGTCAGAGAGATCCTTCCTCAACTCTGCCCTCTGTTCTTGCTGTGGTTTAGCCCCCCCTTTCATCATATCCTCTGCCTGACAGTTACTGGGTCAGTGCTGATCTGGCTTTTCTCACTGTTCAGCAAGTGAGATCACTGGAGAAAGAGCATAAGGGACGCCAGGGACCACCCTTTTGCCACCTTTCACCTTTTCTGAGAAGTGACAAgtcaaaagacaaacagaaaggcTCCTGGCAGACTGAAGGGATGTGTTCTTGGTACCACACTTCAAGGAGAGCCAGCATCCTTTCTTTCGCTGAGGGGAGTAGAAGGGTAACGCTGTGGTGGCTGTGTAATTTTCCGAATTCTTAGATGCTCTCATGGCAGGGCTGGAGGGCGGCGCTGCTGGCCCTGGGCCACCCTGTCTCTTCTTGTTTGATGTTCTCAGCATCCCCTAGCTTAGCCCACACTCTGTCAGAGTTGAAACTAGACGGCGCAAGGCTGTGTGGATGTAGGAAAGGGATGTGGATTCTTGCCTAGATCCCAGTAAGAAGGTCAACCAGGGCTACTAAATGGTCAAGTGGCTAAGGTAAGGGGAAGACCTCGGTGCTTTGTGTCACAAAGGAGATCACTTAGACTTTGGTGTCTCTCTCAAAGAATGGAGAATTGGCTAACCTGGAGAGAGCAGTGCTGGGCATGGCTGTTTCCTATAACCACACCACAGTCATGGTCTGACCTGAAGCCAAGAACAGGCTGTGGTTCcctctgttcattttttttttttacattctcaTTGATATTCTTACTCTTTATGCCCCCTCCCCTCCAGTGTCTGTGGATCTGCCTCTCAATCTCATATAGCCTAGGGTGGCTTGACCCCAATATGCTGTTTTTAGATCATGATGATGTTACCCTAACTCGTAACAATACACAGAACATAGGTGGTCAACCTAATCTAAAAACCCATTAATCTAAAAACCACGGCTTGCGCACGTTGTTAATGTGAAGTACAaagataatatatttttttaattagcagTCTCAATCTTCTCCTTCTGCCTTGCTTCCTTCTCCTATGATACAATCCGTAATTTTGTTCACTTCTCCAGTCCAGACTTGCACTTTTAGACCACACCCCAAGCCAAGTCACTCCTGGCACCCCTCTTTCCTATCTCAGCTGCCCTTTCCTGGCTACTACTCACTTAGCCCCACCCAAAGAGTCTTCCTCCCTTCTGGACTGCTCTGGAACACAGACTGTCCCTCCCCAACAGTGAAGGGAGGTGTGGGGGTTTTCAGCCTCACCCTCAGGAAGATGCTCCCCGGCCCCTGCCTCCTTTGCTCTGCTCTGTGGTACTTCCTCTCTGGCTGTCTTAGCTGACAGACCTAGAAGTGGGACCAAGACCCTAGCACTAAGACAGATTCAAGGACTGTATATCCAACTACTAGACGTGTGTTACCTTCTGATCAGCATCTGAAAAACCCTGTAAGTATCCTAGGaatgggatggtgtgtgtgtgtgtgtgtgtgtttgtgagtgtatgtcagtatggtatatgtgtgtattgagtgtgtctgtgttttgtgtattagtgtgtgtatgtgagtgtatgtatgagtgtcagtatggtgtgtatgtgtgtgtgtatgtgtatatgtgtgtatgtgtgttgtgtgtataagAGTGCATGTCAGTATGGTGTGtcggtgtgcttgtgtgtatgtgagtgtgtcagtgtgttttgtgtgtgagtgtgtgtatgtgagtgtatgtatgagtgtttgtcagtatgggtgtgtgtgtgtgtgtgtgtgtgtgtatgtgtgtgtgtgtgtgtgtgaagtatggCTTGGAGAGATGGTGAGGCAGAATCCCCAAAGGAAGCCTGACCACAGTAAAGGGAGGGTTCTCAGGGCTAGTccattaactctttttttttttttttttttggttcttttttttcggagctggggaccgaacccagggccttgtgcttcctaggtaagcgctctaccactgagctaaatccccagcccctaaatggagggaaatcattttttttttttggttcttttttttttccggagctggggaccgaacccagggccttgcgcttcctaggtaagcgctctaccactgagctaaatccccagccccccattaaCTCTTACAGGCCCTGTTCTTCCTGGTGCCCTGTGGTCAGCTCTAGAGAGAGTGGATAGGCGACTAGAGAAAGTAGACGGTGgctcttgggagacagaagagTTAGTTGGCCTTTCAAGGTGTGCACCGTGCTGAGGAGAGTCCAGCGGTCTGGTGCTGGGTTCCAGGGTCTCTTAAGGGGACGAATGTGAAGGGTTCTGGAAATACTGCTGTTGCTATTCATTTCATAACTGGGTCTGTGGCAAAGAAGGGGCCCCATAGCCTGGTTAGGAAATTAGCCTTTCTATTCAACCAAGTGCCTTTAAGACAATGAGGTTGACAGTGATGGGCTGATATATTTTGAAGGTGACTCTGAAACGTCTGATTTTGGAGACTAAACTACTCACGCTAATGtgatatggggtgtgtgtgtcaaGGATCCTTTGGCTTCCCCTCATGGGTGTGTCCACTTTCACTCTCTAGGACCTTTTGATGGCTGCAAACACTACATCTACTGCAGCAACTTCTTCTCCTGGTGGCATGTCCCTGTCTCTGTTGCCCATTGTCCTGCTGTCTGTGGCCCTGGTTGTGGGGCTTCCCGGCAATAGCTTTGTCGTGTGGAGCATCCTGAAAAGGATGCAGAAACGCTCTGTCACCGCCCTGCTGGTGCTGAACTTGGCCCTGGCCGACCTGGCCGTGTTGCTCACTGCTCCCTTTTTCCTACACTTTCTGGCTCGGGGCACCTGGAGTTTTGAAGTGACCGGTTGCCGCCTGTGTCACTATGTCTGTGGAGTAAGCATGTATGCCAGCGTCCTGCTTATCACTATCATGAGCCTGGACCGCTCACTGGCAGTTGCCCGCCCCTTTGTGTCCCAAAAGGTTCGTACTAAAGCCTTTGCCCGATGGGTGCTGGCAGGTATCTGGGTGGTGTCTTTTCTGCTGGCCATACCGGTCCT encodes:
- the Ltb4r2 gene encoding leukotriene B4 receptor 2, whose protein sequence is MSVCYRPPGNETLLSWKGSRATGTAFLLLAALLGLPGNGFVVWSLAGWRPTAGRPLAATLVLHLALADGAVLLLTPLFVAFLSRQAWPLGQVGCKAVYYVCALSMYASVLLTGLLSLQRCLAVTRPFLAPRLRSPALARRLLLGVWLAALVLAVPAAVYRHLWGDRVCQLCHPSAVHAAAHLSLETLTAFVLPFGTVLGCYGVTLARLRGARWGSGRQGTRVGRLVSAIVLAFGLLWAPYHAVNLLQAVAALAPPEGPLARLGGAGQAARAGTTALAFFSSSVNPVLYVFTAGDLLPRAGPRFLTRLFEGSGEARVGSRSREGTMELRTTPRLKVVGQGRGYGDPGGGGRMEKDSQEW
- the Cideb gene encoding lipid transferase CIDEB; this translates as MEYLSALSSNGLLRSVSTMSSELSRRVWNSAPPPQRPFRVCDHKRTVRKGLTAATRQELLDKVVETLLLSGVLTLVLEEDGTAVETEDFFELLEDDTCLMALEQGQSWSPKSGMLSYGLGREKPKHSKDIARITFDVYKQNPRDLFGSLNVKATFYGLYSMSCDFQGVGPKKVLRELLRWTSSLLQGLGHMLLGISSTLRHVVEGAERWQWHRQSHLHS